One stretch of Roseimicrobium sp. ORNL1 DNA includes these proteins:
- the uvrA gene encoding excinuclease ABC subunit UvrA has translation MKSSLVSRQWAGILVIPLMAASPPLQTEQSTGYIRVRGARQHNLQNVDVDIPRGKLVVLTGVSGSGKSSLAFDTLYAEGQRRYVQSLSAYARQFLDQLDKPDVDFIDGLSPAVAIEQRTVAHNPRSTIATVTEIYDYLRVLYAAAGQPHDPVTGEPLRKMTPAEIADEMLQLPEGTRAIVLAPVVAQEKGDFRGLFEKLQRQGFVRVRLDGVIHELDEKLKTTRTEAHDIEVVLDRLVLREGVRGRLMEALESALKWNPREVRFLTGDGDPSDLRVFTTAYANPQTGTVLEDFTPKHFSFNTHLGACPTCEGVGTVMAADPKLIVPDEAKSIQAGAVKTWWNKQPKLKALLQRSIEALAKFYEVDLETPFRALPEKFKDALFHGTGKVAVPTGWKIDANKKSVAKPFEGLLDQVERMHNTVKGESLRAQLTRLMNPLPCKTCGGKRLRPEVLGVTLESRGEAEASKVNVHEFTRMAVRDVIPWMDGLVLTDLQKKYCTELQREILKRLAFLDEVGLGYLTLDRESGSLSGGEAQRIRLASQIGAGLAGVLYVLDEPSIGLHPVDNERLIGTLKRLRDLGNSVLVVEHDEDTIREADWLIELGPGAGPHGGRIIAQGPATELVKQRESLTGSWLDGRSGIPVPKVRRSAGLIGNRTPQGTSGGDELTLESGESAPAAAKRSRFQRAVAVSGQPLTIHGASEHNLRNVTVSFPPGCFICVTGPSGSGKSSLVDTILRRALMRHFYGAKDEPGKHERISGLDSIDKVVVIDQEPIGRSPRSNPATYVGAFTPIRELFAQLPASKVRGYQPNRFSFNVAGGRCEKCGGDGLLTIDMHFLSDVQVTCDQCRGRRYNLETLEITWKGRNISDVLDMTVAEATRFFEKHPAIFPKLHALEQVGLGYVKLGQSGAALSGGEAQRVKLAAELAKKATGHTLYLLDEPTTGLHFADIQTLLTVLMRLRDAGNTLVVIEHNLDVIKCADWIIDLGPSGGSGGGEVVAVGTPEEVAESERSATGRFLAKVLA, from the coding sequence TTGAAATCCAGCCTTGTGAGCAGGCAGTGGGCGGGCATCTTGGTCATCCCACTCATGGCCGCATCCCCACCCCTTCAAACCGAACAATCGACCGGCTACATCCGGGTGCGGGGGGCGCGGCAGCACAACCTGCAGAATGTGGACGTGGACATCCCCCGCGGGAAGCTGGTGGTGCTGACCGGGGTGAGCGGCTCGGGGAAATCCTCCCTGGCCTTCGACACGCTCTATGCGGAAGGCCAGCGGCGCTATGTGCAGAGCCTCTCAGCCTACGCGCGCCAGTTTCTGGATCAGCTCGACAAGCCGGATGTGGACTTCATCGATGGGTTGTCACCGGCGGTGGCGATTGAGCAGCGCACCGTGGCACACAACCCGCGCTCGACCATCGCCACGGTCACGGAGATCTACGACTACCTCCGCGTCCTTTACGCCGCTGCCGGCCAGCCACACGATCCGGTGACGGGCGAGCCCCTGCGGAAGATGACCCCGGCAGAGATTGCCGATGAGATGCTGCAACTCCCGGAAGGCACCCGCGCCATCGTGCTGGCTCCCGTGGTGGCCCAGGAGAAAGGCGACTTCCGTGGGCTCTTTGAGAAGCTGCAGCGGCAGGGCTTTGTGCGTGTGCGACTGGATGGAGTCATCCACGAGCTCGATGAAAAGCTGAAGACCACACGCACGGAGGCGCATGACATCGAGGTGGTGCTCGATCGTCTCGTGCTACGCGAGGGTGTGCGGGGTCGGCTCATGGAAGCGCTGGAGTCGGCGCTCAAGTGGAATCCGCGTGAGGTGCGTTTCCTTACCGGGGACGGAGATCCCTCGGACTTGAGGGTCTTCACCACGGCGTATGCGAATCCGCAGACGGGCACGGTGCTGGAGGATTTCACGCCAAAGCATTTCTCCTTCAACACCCACCTCGGCGCCTGTCCCACCTGCGAAGGAGTAGGCACGGTGATGGCGGCGGATCCTAAGCTCATCGTTCCGGATGAGGCGAAGTCGATCCAGGCGGGCGCGGTCAAGACCTGGTGGAACAAGCAGCCGAAGCTGAAGGCCCTGCTCCAGCGGAGCATCGAGGCGCTCGCGAAGTTTTACGAGGTGGATCTGGAGACGCCCTTCCGCGCGCTGCCGGAGAAGTTCAAGGATGCCCTCTTCCACGGCACCGGCAAAGTGGCCGTGCCCACTGGCTGGAAGATCGATGCGAACAAGAAGAGCGTGGCCAAGCCTTTCGAAGGATTGCTGGATCAGGTGGAGCGCATGCACAACACCGTGAAAGGTGAATCCCTGCGTGCCCAACTCACGCGTCTGATGAATCCCCTGCCCTGCAAGACCTGCGGTGGAAAGCGGTTGAGGCCTGAAGTGCTGGGCGTCACTCTGGAATCAAGGGGTGAGGCTGAGGCCTCGAAGGTGAACGTCCATGAGTTCACACGAATGGCGGTGCGGGATGTCATCCCTTGGATGGATGGACTCGTGCTGACGGATCTGCAGAAGAAGTACTGCACGGAACTGCAGCGCGAGATTCTGAAGAGGCTCGCTTTCCTGGATGAAGTGGGGCTCGGGTATCTCACGCTGGATCGTGAGAGTGGCTCCCTCTCGGGTGGCGAGGCTCAACGCATCCGCCTTGCCAGCCAGATCGGCGCTGGGCTTGCTGGAGTGCTCTATGTACTGGATGAACCCAGCATCGGCCTGCATCCGGTGGACAACGAACGACTCATCGGCACGCTGAAGCGTCTGCGGGATCTGGGGAACTCCGTGCTGGTGGTGGAGCACGATGAGGACACGATTCGTGAGGCGGATTGGTTGATAGAACTCGGCCCCGGAGCAGGGCCGCACGGGGGACGCATCATTGCCCAGGGACCTGCAACGGAATTGGTGAAGCAGCGCGAGTCCCTCACTGGCTCATGGCTGGATGGCCGCAGCGGCATTCCCGTGCCCAAGGTGCGACGCAGCGCCGGGCTGATAGGAAATAGGACACCACAAGGCACCAGCGGCGGAGACGAACTTACCCTGGAATCGGGGGAGTCTGCACCGGCGGCAGCGAAGCGCTCACGATTCCAGCGTGCCGTCGCGGTCTCCGGTCAGCCGCTGACCATTCACGGGGCGTCCGAGCACAACCTGCGCAATGTCACCGTTTCCTTCCCTCCGGGATGCTTCATCTGCGTGACAGGCCCTTCCGGCAGCGGGAAGTCATCGCTGGTGGATACCATCCTGCGTCGCGCGCTCATGCGCCACTTCTACGGAGCAAAGGATGAGCCTGGGAAGCATGAACGGATCAGCGGATTGGATTCCATCGACAAGGTGGTGGTCATCGATCAGGAACCGATCGGCCGCAGCCCGCGCTCGAACCCTGCGACCTATGTAGGGGCTTTTACGCCCATCCGTGAACTGTTCGCCCAGCTTCCCGCCTCCAAGGTGCGCGGCTACCAGCCGAACCGTTTCAGCTTCAATGTCGCTGGTGGCCGCTGCGAGAAGTGTGGCGGCGATGGACTGCTGACCATCGACATGCATTTCCTGAGTGATGTGCAGGTGACTTGCGACCAGTGCCGCGGGCGCCGCTACAATCTGGAGACCCTGGAGATCACCTGGAAAGGCCGCAACATCTCCGACGTGCTGGACATGACGGTGGCGGAGGCCACACGTTTCTTTGAGAAGCACCCGGCCATCTTCCCCAAGCTGCACGCGCTGGAGCAAGTGGGCCTTGGTTATGTGAAGCTGGGCCAGAGCGGTGCCGCCCTCTCGGGTGGTGAAGCCCAACGCGTGAAACTCGCTGCGGAACTCGCCAAGAAGGCCACCGGACACACGCTGTATCTGCTCGACGAACCCACTACCGGTCTGCACTTCGCGGACATTCAGACGCTGCTCACTGTGCTCATGCGTCTGCGTGATGCCGGGAACACACTGGTGGTCATTGAGCACAATCTCGATGTCATCAAGTGTGCGGACTGGATCATCGATCTGGGGCCGAGTGGCGGTAGTGGTGGCGGTGAAGTGGTCGCCGTAGGCACCCCGGAAGAGGTGGCCGAGAGCGAGCGAAGTGCGACGGGACGCTTCCTGGCGAAGGTGCTGGCGTAG
- a CDS encoding RING finger protein, which produces MSTENTQSHVCSICLTAVEPGGGSVECPSCTTVYHDDCWAENGGCGRYGCVETPPTEPRTDLEIPVSFWGQEHKQCPSCGTQIMAAALRCRNCGATFSSARPEDAEAFRNRATQQSRRSGTQRMAMVVFSLCILPCTSPLGLLIAAIWYPLRRKELATLPGLYRTLLIIGMIVAVILIVGTVLLSLTYARTHTLDFELLPNASQ; this is translated from the coding sequence ATGTCCACGGAAAATACCCAGAGCCATGTGTGCAGCATCTGCCTGACGGCGGTCGAGCCCGGTGGCGGCAGTGTCGAGTGCCCGTCATGCACGACCGTCTACCACGATGACTGCTGGGCGGAGAATGGTGGCTGCGGAAGATATGGCTGCGTGGAGACGCCTCCCACCGAGCCACGCACCGACTTGGAGATTCCGGTTTCCTTCTGGGGCCAGGAACACAAGCAGTGCCCCTCGTGCGGCACGCAAATCATGGCGGCCGCGCTACGCTGCAGGAACTGCGGCGCCACCTTCTCTTCCGCGCGCCCGGAAGATGCCGAGGCTTTCCGCAACCGCGCCACACAACAGTCACGGCGCTCCGGCACCCAGCGCATGGCCATGGTGGTCTTCAGCCTCTGCATCCTGCCCTGCACTTCGCCACTGGGACTGTTGATCGCTGCCATCTGGTATCCGCTGCGACGCAAGGAACTGGCCACGCTCCCAGGCTTGTACCGGACCCTCCTGATCATCGGCATGATCGTAGCGGTGATCCTGATTGTGGGCACCGTGCTGCTGAGCCTGACTTACGCACGCACGCATACGTTGGACTTTGAACTGCTCCCGAACGCCTCCCAATGA
- a CDS encoding Mov34/MPN/PAD-1 family protein: MSSGNKGKAQKETSSEVQVGRSVTTQRARKKVFPGPKGSHVPLRVAISRQAHAELAAHARESLQAEVCGVLVGEVCQDDEGIYTDVQAIIRGQAASEGSTHVTFTQATWNAIHETIDREHADRSIVGWYHTHPGFGVEFSEMDLFIQKNFFSGEAQVALVTDPISGEVALAANGGEDGGITYLPCYWVDGREQPARVPASSMPATMQGSERHPATARSLEALENRISQLTQSLDEVTSMFYKTLFFAGAVVCLGVLVFAGLLIRAQFQARIEPPQLNSFVPVPVKIGDKNVLLGVSVVNWDVPPELNALLLDLEKEKQEEAAKAAAAALEEGQPEKKEKAKPASQPKQVEPPHAAPQPASSPSPPAQSAPQPPASPPAAK; this comes from the coding sequence ATGAGCTCTGGAAACAAAGGCAAAGCGCAGAAGGAAACCTCCTCCGAGGTGCAGGTGGGGCGCTCCGTGACCACCCAGCGAGCCAGGAAGAAGGTGTTTCCCGGGCCGAAAGGGAGCCACGTGCCGCTGCGCGTCGCCATTTCCCGCCAGGCGCACGCCGAGCTGGCGGCACATGCTCGCGAATCGCTGCAGGCGGAAGTTTGTGGCGTGCTTGTGGGTGAAGTCTGCCAGGATGACGAGGGAATCTATACCGATGTGCAGGCCATCATTCGCGGCCAGGCTGCCAGCGAAGGGAGCACGCATGTGACCTTCACGCAGGCTACCTGGAATGCCATTCACGAGACCATCGACCGGGAGCATGCGGACCGTTCCATCGTGGGCTGGTATCACACCCACCCCGGATTTGGTGTGGAGTTTTCTGAGATGGACCTGTTCATCCAGAAGAATTTTTTCTCTGGCGAGGCACAGGTCGCATTGGTCACGGATCCCATCTCAGGCGAAGTAGCTCTCGCGGCCAATGGCGGCGAGGACGGAGGCATCACCTACCTGCCATGCTATTGGGTGGATGGCCGTGAGCAGCCTGCTCGCGTGCCGGCTTCCAGCATGCCGGCCACCATGCAGGGGAGCGAGCGCCATCCCGCGACGGCGCGAAGCCTCGAGGCTTTGGAGAACCGCATCTCCCAGCTCACGCAGTCGCTCGATGAAGTGACTTCCATGTTTTACAAGACCCTCTTCTTCGCCGGAGCGGTCGTGTGCCTGGGCGTGCTGGTGTTTGCCGGGCTCCTGATCCGGGCGCAGTTCCAGGCGCGCATTGAGCCGCCGCAATTGAACAGCTTCGTTCCTGTGCCGGTAAAGATTGGGGATAAGAACGTGCTGCTCGGCGTGAGCGTGGTGAACTGGGACGTGCCTCCCGAACTCAACGCCCTGCTGCTGGACCTTGAGAAGGAGAAGCAGGAAGAGGCTGCAAAAGCCGCCGCCGCGGCGCTCGAGGAAGGACAGCCCGAAAAGAAGGAAAAGGCGAAACCAGCCTCCCAGCCCAAACAGGTGGAACCACCCCACGCAGCGCCGCAGCCCGCGTCATCACCCTCACCTCCGGCGCAGTCCGCCCCGCAGCCTCCCGCTTCGCCGCCTGCCGCAAAGTAG
- a CDS encoding EsaB/YukD family protein, which yields MGATRLRVLDISGSRATEVEAPDDVAINRVLTVLIERMNLPLNSPDGQLMSYKLHHRRSGRQLLDHQTLADVGVVDGDELRLQPEITAG from the coding sequence ATGGGAGCAACAAGACTTCGAGTACTGGATATCTCGGGAAGCCGCGCCACGGAAGTGGAGGCACCGGATGATGTGGCCATCAACCGCGTGCTGACCGTTCTGATCGAGCGCATGAACCTGCCGCTGAACAGTCCGGATGGGCAGCTGATGAGCTACAAGCTGCATCACCGCAGGAGCGGCCGGCAACTCCTCGATCACCAGACCCTGGCCGATGTCGGCGTGGTGGATGGGGATGAACTGCGCCTGCAGCCGGAGATCACCGCTGGCTGA
- a CDS encoding ThiF family adenylyltransferase: MSVPHPEVVSLAEGRFARLEAIEWWDQRRLTAAKVLVIGAGALGNEVLKNLALLGVGHVAIADQDHVELSNLSRSVLFRESDEGQPKALCAARALQEIYPGIRVYPLVGNVIAELGLGWFRWADVVVGALDNREARVFVNSACARMDRPWVDGGIEVLQGIVRAFYPPRTPCYECTMSKVDWDLIDKRRSCSLVARRAMAQRGTPTTPTSASVIGAIQAQEVVKILHGMDGMLGRGFFFDGQHHSSYGIDYQIHEDCPWHEAQPEIVSSPDWKWESPLAILAKEAEARLGGLDALDFGREIVERMECLACGLHTPVWRAAEQLGEHELHCSSCGAECSPRVVHSLTPAHPAMQRSARELGLPERDVLWARRGERQLGMELAAESGFEDRCQQQQNQNITP; this comes from the coding sequence ATGAGCGTGCCGCATCCCGAGGTTGTGTCTCTCGCAGAGGGCAGGTTTGCCCGGCTGGAAGCCATTGAGTGGTGGGACCAGCGCCGCCTGACAGCGGCGAAGGTGCTGGTGATCGGCGCGGGCGCGCTCGGCAACGAGGTGCTCAAGAACCTGGCCCTGCTGGGCGTGGGTCACGTGGCGATTGCGGATCAGGACCATGTGGAGCTGAGCAATCTCAGTCGTTCCGTCCTCTTCCGTGAATCGGATGAAGGCCAGCCCAAGGCCCTCTGCGCCGCGCGGGCGCTCCAGGAAATCTATCCGGGTATCAGGGTGTATCCACTTGTAGGGAATGTCATTGCCGAACTGGGACTGGGCTGGTTCCGCTGGGCAGACGTGGTGGTGGGTGCGCTCGACAACCGTGAAGCCCGCGTGTTCGTGAACAGCGCCTGCGCCCGCATGGACCGTCCGTGGGTGGACGGCGGCATCGAGGTGCTGCAGGGCATCGTGCGCGCCTTCTACCCCCCACGCACGCCGTGCTACGAATGCACCATGAGCAAGGTGGACTGGGACCTTATTGACAAACGTCGATCCTGTTCGCTGGTGGCCCGCCGGGCGATGGCACAACGCGGCACTCCCACCACGCCCACGTCAGCCTCCGTGATTGGCGCCATCCAGGCCCAGGAGGTGGTGAAGATTCTTCACGGCATGGATGGCATGCTGGGCCGGGGCTTCTTCTTCGATGGCCAGCACCACAGCTCTTATGGGATCGACTATCAGATCCATGAGGACTGCCCGTGGCATGAGGCGCAGCCAGAGATCGTGTCCTCGCCGGACTGGAAATGGGAGAGTCCGCTCGCCATCCTTGCGAAGGAGGCTGAGGCGCGGCTGGGGGGACTGGATGCGCTGGATTTCGGACGGGAGATCGTGGAGCGCATGGAGTGCCTCGCTTGTGGGCTACACACACCTGTGTGGCGCGCTGCGGAACAGTTGGGCGAGCATGAGCTGCACTGTTCCTCGTGCGGCGCGGAATGTTCGCCAAGAGTGGTGCATTCTCTCACGCCTGCGCATCCAGCCATGCAGCGAAGCGCCCGCGAACTGGGCCTGCCCGAGCGGGACGTCCTGTGGGCCCGGCGTGGCGAACGTCAATTGGGCATGGAGCTGGCTGCAGAGTCCGGCTTCGAGGACCGGTGCCAGCAGCAACAGAATCAGAACATCACGCCATGA
- a CDS encoding DUF2007 domain-containing protein, whose amino-acid sequence MRELFRERDYTRVGYFQTVLEAEGIPTFVRNKDTTTFMTEIPIPEFYPALCVMNDEDYEDAVQIIRDCIVKDSESSQEEVACPKCQEKNPGNFEMCWSCGTDLVPATA is encoded by the coding sequence ATGAGAGAACTGTTTCGCGAGCGAGATTACACCCGCGTAGGCTACTTCCAGACCGTTCTGGAGGCCGAGGGTATTCCCACCTTTGTACGGAACAAGGATACCACCACCTTCATGACGGAGATCCCCATCCCGGAGTTCTACCCGGCGCTCTGTGTCATGAATGATGAGGACTACGAGGACGCTGTCCAGATCATCCGGGACTGCATCGTGAAGGACAGCGAGTCCAGTCAGGAGGAAGTCGCTTGCCCGAAGTGCCAGGAGAAGAACCCGGGCAACTTCGAAATGTGCTGGTCGTGCGGGACCGACCTTGTGCCAGCGACGGCTTAA
- a CDS encoding AraC family transcriptional regulator, whose protein sequence is MPVTSEHSNRELAERAASLLLQDIANPPSLEALAREVGLTSFQLSRIFGTFLGYTIPGLLRRHRMDRAAEALRETKSGIGEIAVSVGYHSMSAFCRAFERELKMTPSEYRQQWRTNAGT, encoded by the coding sequence ATGCCCGTCACCTCAGAACATTCCAACCGCGAGCTTGCCGAGCGTGCTGCGTCCCTCCTTCTTCAGGACATCGCGAATCCTCCCAGCCTCGAGGCGCTCGCCCGAGAGGTCGGACTCACATCCTTCCAGCTCAGCCGGATTTTTGGAACGTTCCTGGGCTACACCATCCCGGGACTCCTGCGCCGTCATCGCATGGATCGAGCTGCCGAGGCGCTACGCGAAACCAAGAGCGGCATCGGTGAAATTGCCGTCAGCGTTGGCTACCACAGCATGAGTGCCTTCTGCCGTGCTTTTGAGCGTGAGCTGAAGATGACTCCGAGCGAGTACCGGCAGCAATGGCGCACGAACGCCGGGACGTAG
- a CDS encoding DUF2239 family protein, translating into MILPPDVRQTYTCFHGSKRLVTGSLTEVALETKRAHEGDASAPVLIFDNRTGRTVEVDMRGSEAEVINRLKPIQDTHEAPETSAILPADAETPADVTKGRGRPKLGVTAREVTLLPRHWEWLATQPGGASVALRKLVEEARRTHAEKDRLRQSRERTYHFISVLAGDLPGFEESSRALFAGNVPKFAECMAAWPADMRDHALWLTGDVAG; encoded by the coding sequence ATGATTTTACCGCCCGATGTTCGCCAGACATACACCTGCTTTCATGGTTCCAAGCGCCTCGTGACCGGTTCGCTCACGGAAGTCGCCTTGGAAACGAAACGTGCCCATGAGGGAGATGCGAGTGCTCCAGTGCTGATCTTTGATAACCGTACAGGCCGCACCGTCGAGGTGGATATGCGGGGTTCAGAGGCCGAGGTAATCAATCGGCTGAAGCCCATTCAAGACACCCACGAAGCTCCGGAGACATCCGCAATTCTACCAGCAGATGCGGAAACTCCCGCAGATGTCACCAAAGGGCGAGGCCGTCCAAAACTTGGCGTGACCGCCCGGGAGGTTACGCTGCTTCCGCGTCATTGGGAATGGCTCGCCACCCAGCCTGGAGGAGCCTCCGTGGCACTGCGCAAGCTGGTCGAAGAAGCTCGCCGCACCCATGCTGAAAAGGACCGCCTCCGCCAGAGCCGAGAGCGCACCTATCACTTCATCTCGGTACTCGCGGGGGACCTGCCCGGCTTCGAAGAATCCTCGCGTGCGCTCTTTGCTGGCAACGTGCCGAAGTTCGCGGAGTGCATGGCAGCATGGCCTGCAGACATGCGCGATCACGCACTGTGGCTCACGGGCGATGTTGCAGGGTAA
- a CDS encoding sigma-70 family RNA polymerase sigma factor, which produces MSAVTFAATPPFFAWNMPDWTPSTANSSAPEASPDEENVRLMLLVKQGDVKAFEQLVDLHQRAVIGTVARMLNNVDDAHDVAQQVFVRVWRSAPRYEPSAKFTTWLFTIMRNLVFNEMRRRTRKREVSMDEQQEDSHREHAASPRHHPDTTVAQSELEEAIDRAIQTLPEKQRLAVTLRRDLDMPYEEICEILGMSLSAVKSLLFRARNDLKERLKDHLDED; this is translated from the coding sequence ATGTCCGCGGTAACGTTCGCAGCCACCCCACCTTTTTTCGCCTGGAACATGCCGGACTGGACGCCGAGCACCGCAAACAGCAGCGCCCCGGAAGCTTCTCCTGATGAGGAGAACGTCAGGCTTATGCTGCTCGTGAAGCAAGGGGATGTGAAAGCCTTTGAGCAACTCGTGGATCTCCACCAGCGCGCGGTGATCGGCACGGTGGCGCGGATGCTCAACAATGTGGATGACGCGCACGACGTGGCCCAGCAGGTCTTTGTGCGTGTGTGGCGCTCAGCCCCGAGGTATGAACCCAGCGCGAAGTTCACCACCTGGCTTTTCACCATCATGCGCAATCTCGTCTTCAATGAGATGCGCCGTCGCACGCGGAAGCGTGAGGTCTCCATGGACGAGCAGCAGGAGGACTCTCACCGGGAGCATGCCGCCTCACCCCGGCATCATCCGGATACCACCGTGGCCCAGAGTGAACTGGAAGAGGCCATTGACCGCGCCATCCAGACCCTGCCGGAGAAGCAGCGTCTGGCCGTGACCCTTCGCCGCGACCTGGACATGCCCTATGAAGAGATCTGCGAAATCCTCGGCATGTCCCTCTCGGCCGTGAAGAGCCTGCTCTTCCGCGCCCGCAACGACCTCAAGGAACGCCTCAAGGACCATCTGGACGAGGATTAA
- a CDS encoding DUF2007 domain-containing protein, whose product MKELFREKDFTRVGFYRGMLESEGIPTFVMNENTETMTTMVPIPEFFPALCVVNDEDYDIAVEVLEKNAVYGARQSQQQHVCPKCQEKNPGNFETCWSCGADLLSPGERLV is encoded by the coding sequence ATGAAAGAGCTGTTTCGTGAGAAGGATTTCACCCGGGTTGGATTCTACCGTGGCATGCTGGAGTCCGAGGGTATTCCCACGTTCGTGATGAACGAGAATACCGAGACGATGACCACCATGGTGCCGATCCCCGAGTTCTTCCCCGCGCTGTGCGTGGTGAATGACGAGGACTACGACATCGCCGTGGAGGTACTGGAGAAGAATGCCGTCTACGGCGCGCGCCAAAGCCAGCAGCAGCATGTGTGTCCCAAGTGCCAGGAGAAGAATCCAGGAAACTTCGAGACCTGCTGGTCCTGTGGAGCGGATCTGCTTTCGCCGGGCGAACGGTTGGTGTGA
- a CDS encoding FHA domain-containing protein, with the protein MSTENDSVIRITKDDANSRHVDDLLKRQMSLRGETGIARDRGKSIFLQSWVVLMVVGCVSAIIAWAILEPWFDDHLELKGTVESVEVRSDVAKYRFGMRTIDTEVPTIARLVVNGQTIWLPDGVREVRNNKAVGWLDPSTIRAGQKVIAFIDESYAMSGGESAIAILVEPLPDDAVLGPPKTIAQLQSQNSAANLLFFPIIAACIGLGIGAVDGIVCRLPRRALLCGLVGLVVGFVGGFVSGIVANIAYGPISMFASEKMASGGVNAGVGFGLQMMGRMLAWGLAGMTMGVGQGLALRSTRLVTYGFVGGVVGGLLGGMFFDPISTMLLGHDHVGGDVSRLVAIAIIGACTGGMIGVVELLARDAWLRMIHGPLKGKEFLLYKDVMNVGSSPKSDLYLFNDPRVAPQHALIRTVGEGYEIEARQGTQPVIINGSSQQRARLRHGDEITIGGTVFTFQMRKS; encoded by the coding sequence ATGAGCACCGAGAACGACTCCGTCATCCGCATCACCAAGGACGATGCCAACAGCCGTCATGTCGACGATCTGCTCAAGCGGCAGATGAGCCTGCGGGGCGAGACAGGAATCGCTCGTGATCGTGGCAAGTCCATCTTCCTCCAGAGCTGGGTGGTCCTCATGGTCGTGGGCTGCGTCAGCGCCATCATCGCCTGGGCCATTCTTGAGCCCTGGTTTGATGACCATCTGGAACTGAAGGGCACGGTGGAGAGCGTGGAAGTGCGGAGCGATGTGGCGAAATACCGCTTCGGCATGCGAACGATCGATACCGAGGTGCCCACCATTGCCAGGTTGGTGGTGAATGGACAGACTATCTGGCTGCCGGACGGGGTGCGGGAAGTGAGGAATAACAAGGCTGTAGGCTGGCTCGATCCCTCCACCATCCGTGCAGGTCAGAAGGTGATCGCTTTCATCGATGAATCCTACGCCATGAGCGGAGGGGAGTCCGCCATTGCCATCCTTGTCGAACCCCTGCCGGATGATGCGGTACTGGGACCACCAAAGACCATCGCCCAGCTTCAATCGCAGAACTCCGCAGCGAATCTGCTCTTCTTCCCGATCATCGCCGCCTGTATCGGCTTGGGGATTGGTGCGGTGGATGGCATCGTGTGCCGGTTGCCGCGTCGCGCTTTGTTGTGTGGCCTGGTCGGCCTCGTGGTGGGATTCGTGGGAGGCTTCGTCAGCGGTATCGTCGCGAACATCGCCTATGGACCGATCAGCATGTTTGCGTCGGAGAAAATGGCCAGCGGTGGCGTCAATGCAGGGGTGGGATTTGGACTGCAGATGATGGGGCGCATGCTCGCCTGGGGGCTGGCAGGCATGACCATGGGAGTGGGGCAGGGGCTGGCATTGCGCTCCACCCGGCTGGTGACATACGGATTTGTTGGTGGTGTCGTGGGAGGACTGCTGGGAGGGATGTTCTTTGATCCCATCTCCACCATGCTCCTTGGCCATGACCACGTGGGTGGGGATGTGAGCCGCCTCGTTGCCATCGCCATCATCGGCGCCTGTACGGGGGGCATGATTGGTGTCGTGGAGCTGCTGGCCCGCGATGCCTGGCTGCGCATGATTCACGGACCACTGAAGGGGAAGGAATTCCTGCTTTACAAGGACGTGATGAATGTGGGTTCCTCCCCCAAGTCCGACTTGTATCTTTTCAACGACCCCCGTGTGGCTCCCCAGCACGCCTTGATCCGCACAGTGGGCGAAGGCTACGAGATTGAAGCGCGTCAGGGCACCCAACCCGTGATCATCAATGGCTCCAGCCAGCAGCGCGCCCGCCTGCGGCATGGGGATGAGATCACCATCGGCGGCACCGTCTTTACCTTCCAGATGCGCAAGAGCTGA
- a CDS encoding ubiquitin-conjugating enzyme E2 — translation MTPRLRRLTADYQHVWHGLHEHPAIRLVEVEGDPPERYVIDFHLAGLVPAGNESFSHGGTHRAEVFLPLDYPRRPPVCRMLTPVFHPNIDPQKICIGDHWSAGQTLLQLISRIAEMLAFQSYNVKSPLNARAAAWAEQHPEALPLDTRDFTLG, via the coding sequence ATGACGCCCCGACTCCGACGACTGACCGCCGACTACCAGCATGTCTGGCACGGACTGCATGAACACCCCGCCATCCGACTGGTGGAGGTGGAAGGGGACCCTCCGGAGCGCTACGTGATTGATTTTCATCTCGCGGGGTTGGTGCCCGCCGGGAATGAGTCTTTTTCCCATGGAGGCACGCATCGGGCGGAAGTCTTCCTGCCGTTGGACTATCCGCGCCGCCCGCCGGTCTGCCGCATGCTCACTCCCGTGTTTCACCCAAACATCGACCCCCAGAAGATCTGCATCGGCGATCACTGGAGTGCTGGCCAGACGCTGCTCCAGCTCATTTCCCGCATCGCGGAAATGCTCGCTTTCCAAAGCTACAATGTGAAAAGCCCACTCAACGCCCGCGCTGCAGCCTGGGCGGAGCAGCATCCAGAGGCGCTGCCGCTGGACACGCGAGACTTCACCTTGGGGTAG